The following proteins are co-located in the Gemmatimonadota bacterium genome:
- a CDS encoding phosphoglycerate kinase: MSVRPLTDLELRGRRVLLRMDYNVPLDEAGNITDDTRIRASLPTLRHILDQGGRAILMTHLGRPKGITENLRVRPVADRLSEHLDQSVGYVRETVGPVAERAAADLANGECLLLENVRFNDGETRNDLDFARELAALGEVFVNDAFGTAHRAHASTEGVARLLPERAAGFLMQKELDYLSGAIENPKGKLIVVLGGAKVSDKIEATRRFIEIADALIIGGGMAYTFLASRGEAIGRSLLEEDRLDFAAEILERATDLDKPVLLPVDHVVADSIDASANALQVDQIPDGSMGLDIGPETRRQFAEVIGEVGTILWNGPMGVFEIEAFAGGTREVAQAIVEVTGRGSVSIIGGGDTAAAVNALRLAGRMSHVSTGGGASLEMLEGKVLPGVSVLEAG, encoded by the coding sequence ATGAGCGTCCGCCCCCTCACCGACCTCGAACTGCGCGGCCGGCGCGTACTCCTACGCATGGATTACAACGTGCCGCTCGACGAAGCGGGCAACATCACCGACGATACGCGCATCCGGGCGTCGCTTCCTACGTTGCGGCATATCCTGGACCAGGGTGGCCGGGCCATCCTGATGACCCATCTGGGACGGCCGAAAGGAATTACGGAGAACCTGCGGGTACGGCCGGTGGCGGACCGGTTGTCCGAACACCTGGACCAATCGGTCGGCTACGTGCGGGAAACCGTCGGGCCGGTCGCGGAACGTGCCGCAGCAGACCTGGCGAACGGCGAATGCCTCCTGCTGGAGAACGTCCGGTTCAATGACGGGGAGACCCGGAACGATCTGGACTTCGCACGCGAACTGGCTGCGCTGGGGGAGGTCTTCGTGAACGACGCCTTCGGAACGGCCCACCGGGCCCATGCATCCACCGAGGGCGTTGCGCGGCTACTTCCCGAACGCGCGGCCGGTTTCCTCATGCAGAAGGAACTGGATTACCTATCGGGAGCGATTGAAAACCCGAAAGGGAAGCTGATCGTTGTTCTCGGTGGCGCCAAGGTGTCGGACAAGATCGAAGCGACGCGCCGGTTCATCGAGATCGCCGACGCCCTGATCATCGGGGGCGGCATGGCTTATACTTTTCTCGCCAGCCGGGGCGAGGCCATCGGAAGAAGCCTGTTAGAGGAGGATCGACTGGATTTCGCGGCCGAGATCCTTGAACGGGCGACCGACCTTGATAAACCCGTTTTGCTCCCGGTGGATCATGTGGTCGCCGACTCCATCGACGCCAGTGCGAATGCGCTGCAGGTCGACCAGATCCCTGACGGATCGATGGGCCTCGATATCGGACCGGAAACCCGGCGTCAGTTTGCCGAGGTCATAGGTGAAGTGGGTACCATCCTGTGGAACGGCCCCATGGGCGTCTTCGAGATCGAGGCATTCGCGGGGGGCACGCGGGAGGTCGCCCAGGCCATCGTGGAGGTAACCGGCCGGGGATCCGTGTCCATCATCGGGGGCGGCGATACGGCGGCGGCTGTCAACGCGCTCCGTCTCGCGGGGCGCATGAGCCACGTATCCACGGGTGGCGGTGCTTCGCTTGAGATGCTGGAGGGCAAGGTGCTGCCGGGCGTTAGCGTGCTGGAGGCGGGTTGA